GATGGGGATAATAATAAACGTACGCAGAATAACTCTTCTGCTGCGTATGAACCGCTGACGTTTCCCGTTTAAATAATGAATCTGGATCTTTCTCACGGTATCCTTCCAGTCGATCCAACTGTTGTAACATGCCTTCATCAATTTCGTACAATTCCCCATAAGCAAGAGAAGCTTCATTTTTTATTAAGAGGGGATAATAAGAAGATCCTGAATAAAGCTCGCCGCTCGTCCAGGCTTGTTCGGATATAAGAGAAGCTCCTTCGAGGAAATGATGATTTTGTTCATTTTTGCGCAATGATCCATAAACAAACGCGTACAAATTCCTGCCTCCTTGTTTCTACATTAACTCAAATTCAACTGTCATTAATAGCTTGAGCACCTTGAATGGCACGAAGTACAGCCTGCTCCACCACATGAGCGGCTAAACTTGAAAGACCATTTAGATCCACCTCTACTTCATTTGTAGTTAATGTAAATAAAGTGTCTCCATCTACAAATGTATGAGAGGGACGTATGGTTCTTGCAAGTCCATCATGAGCAAGGGCAGCTATTTTATTAGCTTGTGGCTTGGTCAATTTAGCATTAGTTATAACAGATCCTATCGTTGTATTGCCACTAAATCGGTTTGTGTCTGTCTTTTCTATGGATTGAATCAGCACATTCTCCGTTCCTAAGAAGCGCCCTTCCTTCTGAACGCCCGCCACAATCTGTCCTGTTTCCGGATCAATGACGTCACCAAAGCTGTTCACAGCTACGACAGCTCCAATTTTCAAATTTCCAGCCTGTACCGCATAACTGCCTAGTCCGCCTTTCATGGCATGATCTGGTCCCAGAACTTTCCCAACCGTGGCACCTGCACCTGCTCCCTCAGTGCCTTCCTTAAAAGGAACATGGGAGAATGCATTTGTACAGGCTTGATACCCCATCTTCCGGTCCGGACGAATTCCGGATTCACCTGTATGAAGATCAAACAAAATCGCACCAGGGACGATCGGAACCCTCGCAACCTGCACATCAAAACCGATGTTATGTTCCTCAAGGTATTGCATAACTCCCGTGCCCACATCCAGCCCATAAGCACTTCCTCCTGAAAGAAACACGGCGTGTACTTCCTCCACCAGGTTTTCACTACGGAGCAGGTCTGTTTCTCTAGTTCCAGGCGAACCCCCGCGAACGTCTACGCCTCCCTTTGCCCCTTTTTCACAAATCATAACAGTGCATCCTGTCTTCGCATGAGAATCTTTAGCCTGACCGATACGGAAACCTTCTATATCCGTTAGTTCGATCTTTTTCATATCTTTCACCTCTTTTAGTTTTTATGTAGTAAAGAATGGGGAAAACTTCAATATACCAAATGCAGGAGGTGCTTCTAAATGGAAAGAAATCATTTAATTGTTCACGGCAGAGTACAGGGAGTAGGCTTTCGTGCCTCGGCCAAGCAAATTGCCGACGAGCTTGATATAACAGGCTGGGCTAAAAACAAGTCAGATGGAACGGTTGAAATTGATGCTGAAGGCGAAGGACGCCAGCTGAAACAATTCATAGATAAAATAAATGAAGGTCCTACACCCTTTGCCAAAGTTCAAGCTTTGGATATAACCGAGAAAGAAGTAACCAATAGTTATGATAGTTTTCGGACCATTTAATAATCTTGACCGCAGGATATCCTGCGGTCAAGATTTTTTATTCCCTATTATTTTTTGTGCATTGGACGCACAATAACCTCATTTACATTGACATTAGAAGGCTGTGTTGCCGCATAAGCAACAGCGCGTGCAATGTCATTCGCTTCTAGAGGATCCATACTGCGATCTTTGAACATATCAAGGACTTCACCATCTGTGATATGTTCGGTCAATTCTGTATCTACCGCTCCCGGTGAGATGTTTGTCACTCGAACTCCTGAGCGTGACAATTCTTTTTCCATCCCCATGGAAAGAGCACGAACTGCATATTTCGTTGCACTGTAAACCGTACTTGAAGGAAAGACTTCATGGCCGGCGACAGAAGATACATTAATAATGTGTCCAGCATCCTGGTCCAGCATGACAGGAAGAGAGGCATGAATGCCAAACAGTACTCCTTTAATGTTCACGTCAACCATTTGCTCCCACTCATCTACGTGGTCATTTTTTAAGAAAGATAAAAGCATGACGCCGGCATTATTAACAAGGATATCGACACTTCCGAATTGATCCTTTGTTTCTTTTACAAGCTGCTCTACATCTTCTTTCTTGGTGACGTCCGTTTCCACTACTTTAGCTTCTACATTATAGGATTCTGTAATTTCATTCGCTAATTCCTGTAATCTCTCGGATCGCCGAGCTGCAAGCACCACATTGGCACCTGTGTCAGCAAGATGATGGGCAATCGCTTTTCCTATTCC
The Halobacillus halophilus DSM 2266 DNA segment above includes these coding regions:
- a CDS encoding P1 family peptidase yields the protein MKKIELTDIEGFRIGQAKDSHAKTGCTVMICEKGAKGGVDVRGGSPGTRETDLLRSENLVEEVHAVFLSGGSAYGLDVGTGVMQYLEEHNIGFDVQVARVPIVPGAILFDLHTGESGIRPDRKMGYQACTNAFSHVPFKEGTEGAGAGATVGKVLGPDHAMKGGLGSYAVQAGNLKIGAVVAVNSFGDVIDPETGQIVAGVQKEGRFLGTENVLIQSIEKTDTNRFSGNTTIGSVITNAKLTKPQANKIAALAHDGLARTIRPSHTFVDGDTLFTLTTNEVEVDLNGLSSLAAHVVEQAVLRAIQGAQAINDS
- a CDS encoding acylphosphatase — encoded protein: MERNHLIVHGRVQGVGFRASAKQIADELDITGWAKNKSDGTVEIDAEGEGRQLKQFIDKINEGPTPFAKVQALDITEKEVTNSYDSFRTI
- a CDS encoding SDR family oxidoreductase, with translation MTKLSNKVAIITGASSGIGKAIAHHLADTGANVVLAARRSERLQELANEITESYNVEAKVVETDVTKKEDVEQLVKETKDQFGSVDILVNNAGVMLLSFLKNDHVDEWEQMVDVNIKGVLFGIHASLPVMLDQDAGHIINVSSVAGHEVFPSSTVYSATKYAVRALSMGMEKELSRSGVRVTNISPGAVDTELTEHITDGEVLDMFKDRSMDPLEANDIARAVAYAATQPSNVNVNEVIVRPMHKK